The Deltaproteobacteria bacterium genomic sequence GAACGGTGTAAGTGATTGATATTCCGTTCGTGTGGTTCGGCAAGTTTAATGGACCGTTCGTGGTGAGCCTGTCGAACCATGAACGGAATCCAGAAAACGACTTTTTACGACTTCATCAAAGGAGATCCTGATGAAATTTCGTACTTTTCTGTCCATCCTCCTGTTGCTGGCCTTTGCTTCCGCCTCCCAGGCAGTCATCTATAAATGGGTAGATCATCAGGGGGTCGCTCATTTCACCGACGCCCAGGAAAAAATCCCTACGGCCTACCGGAACGAGGCGGTCGATTTCAACCGGGTCAAGGCCGCGGGAAGTGTTACATACGATCCGGCCTCCGGAAAGGGTACGTCGTCACAGCCCCCATCGGTCGAGAAAGCCGCAAAAAACCCCACGGTAATTCTCTACATGACCGACTGGTGACCCCACTGTACGGAAGCGAAGAGGTACTTCGCGAAGAACAATATCCCGTACAGGGAGGTCAACGTGGAAAAAAGCGAGCAGGGCAGACAGGAGATGCTGCAGAAAAGCGGCGGATTCAGAGGGATCCCGTTGATCGACATCAACGGAACAATTCTGCGGGGCTTTTATCCCGACGCTGTGGAACGGGCACTGAAAGCACACTAATCTCCGCCCAACGGAGGATCTCTCCTGTATATCTGATTCTTCTCCGGGAGGGCCGGAATGCCGGCAATATCAAAAGTTACGATGTTCTTCTGCCTGTTCTTCACCCTGATCGGACTGCCGGTTTCCGCCCTCCCGCTGAAAGCGGCATCGTCCCTTCCCGACCTCATCTCTCTCTCTCCCACCCTGCCGCAGATTCTCGGATGCGGGTTTCTGCTCATCCTGGGGATCGTGATCATTTTCTATCTCCGGTATCGGCAGATACAAACAATTCGAACCCTGCGCCGTCATGCCGAAAGGGTCGCCGATGGAGATTTCAATCCCCGGGTCCCCCTTCAGCACCACAATGAACTTGGACGGCTGGCAGAGGCCTTCAACCGGATGGCCGACGCCATGGAAGAGCGGACACAGGCCCTCACGAGAACCAACCGGGAGCTCAAAGACCAGGATGCCCGGAAGACCCGATTCCTCGATGTCGTCGCCCATGATCTGCGCACCCCCCTCACCTCCATCAAGGCCTATTCGGAACTGCTGTTGCGATATCCGGATGAATCTCCTGAAACGCAGAGGGAATTCCTCAATATCATTCAGAAGGAATCGGACCGGATGGCGGCCCTCATCAATGACTACCTCGATCTGACCAAGCTGGAAAGCGGCATCCTCTCTTATCATTTCCGGAAAGTTAAGCTGGACGATATGATCCATGAATCGGTCCGGGTCCACCAGGCGGAATGCCGGCTCAAGGAAATGGAGATCATTCCGATGATCGACGGCCCCCTCCCCCCTCTCCGGGCCGATCCCGATCGATTAAACCAGGTCTTCACAAACCTGATCCATAACGCCATCCATCATTCCCCCCCAAAAGGGAAGATCACCATTTCCGCCTCCGTAAAAGAGGAGAACGGAAACACATGGATCGAAGTCGCAGTTGCCGATGAGGGACCGGGGATCCCCGAAGAATATCATGGGATGATCTTCGACAAATTCCGTCAGATCGACACCACCAAACTGCCTACGAAAGGCGGGGTCGGTCTCGGCCTCCCGATCTCGAAGGAAATTCTTCGACGCCATCAGGGAACGATTCGGGTCGACCCGGACAATCAGCGGGGGGCCTGTTTCCGGTTCCGTCTCCCGCTTTCCTTCTCCGATTGATCACCCGGTTTGACGAAATGCCCCTTCTCTGATTCACTATAACCGTACATGAACTCCGGCAAGGCGGAATGCCGCTATGATAACGCAAATGAAATGGGTAACAATCACCCTTGCCATGATCCTGTTGGCGGGCACGCCCTCTATCAGGGAACAAAATGCCGGGAAAAACGGAGAGGGGAAGATCATGGAGACTCATGGAAAAACACCGAATCACCTAATCCGCGAAAAAAGCCCTTACCTCCTTCAACATGCCTGGAATCCGGTGGAGTGGTATCCCTGGGGGGAAGAAGCCCTCACCCGGGCAAAGAAGGAACATAAGATCATCTTTCTCTCCATTGGATATTCCACCTGTCACTGGTGTCATGTCATGGAGAAGGAATCCTTCGAAAATGAGGCGATCGCAGCCCTGCTCAACGATAATTTCATCTGTATCAAAGTCGACCGGGAGGAGCGACCCGATCTGGATCAGATCTATATGGCCGCCGTACAGGCAATGACCGGAAGCGGCGGCTGGCCGCTCAACGTTTTCCTTACACCGGATTTGAAACCTTTCGCGGGGGGGACCTATTTCCCTCCGGAGGATACACCCTGGGGGCAGATCGGAATAGAAACCCTTTTGACCCGGGTTGCCGATTTGTGGCGTGAAAATCCGGAAACGGTTGTAGAAAATGCGGAAAGATTGACACAGGCAATCCGCAACGCTCGGGAAAAAGGTCCCAGCGGCAAGATTTCCGCCGCCTTGTCCCGGCATGCCTATGAATCAATCGCAGAAAATTATGACAACCTCTATGGAGGGTTTGGCCCGGCCCCCAAATTCCCACAGGGAATGACCCTCTCCTTTCTGCTCCGTTATCACCACCGCACCGGAAATCCGACAGCCCTCTCCATGGTGGAAAAAACACTACAGAAGATGGCACAGGGAGGAATATACGACCAGTTGGGAGGAGGTTTCCACCGTTACTCCACCGACGAACGCTGGCTCGTTCCTCATTTCGAGAAGATGCTCTACGACAACGCCCTCATGGCCCAGGTCTATCTGGAGGCCTTCCAGGTCACGGGCTTTGAAAAATACTCCACAACTGCCCGTGAAATCCTTGACTATGTATTACGTGACATGACGGCACCTGCGGGCGGGTTTTACTCCGCCGAGGACGCCGACAGTGAAGGAGAAGAAGGTACCTTTTACGTCTGGACACCAAAGGAGGTAGAGGAAGTGCTGGGAAAGCAGAAAGGGAGCATCTTCAACCGGTTTTACGGCATCTCTCCCCCCGGGAATTTTACGAAAGGGAAGAGCATTCCGAACCGATGGATCGATGAAGCGAGTTTTGCCAAAGATCGGAAGATCCCCTTGACGGAACTTCGGGACATCCTCCTCCACGGGAAAAAGAGGCTGTTCCAGGCACGGACAGAGCGCGTTCGCCCCCGCCGGGACGACAAGATCCTCACCGCCTGGAATGGAATGATGATCGGCGCCCTTGCCTATGCGGCAGAGGTCCTGGATGAACCCCGCTATGCCCGTGCCGGGGAGAAGTCAGCCCGGTTTATCATGAAGAATCTTATGGAGGGGAAGGACCTCCTCCGGCGCTACCGGGACGGGGAAGCAAGATACCCCGGCTATCTTGATGACTATGCCTTTTTTGTTCAGGGTCTGATCGAGCTCTACCAGGCCACCTTCAATCCCGAATGGATCACGACGGCCCTTTCATTAAACCGGAAAATGGTGGAGCGTTTCTACGACCCGAAGGAAGGAGGATTCTTTTTTGCCCGTGAAGAGGACCCCACCCTCCTGACCCGGAACAAAGAGTTCCACGACGGCGCCAAACCAGCGGGAAACGCCATCGCCCTGCTGAACCTCTTGCGTCTTGCAGAATTCACCGGCAGGAAGGATTTACGGGGGATGGCGGAGAAGACCTTGAAGGGGATGACGGCCGGAATCAAGGAATTTCCCGCTGCTTTCCCGCAAAGCCTGACGGCCCTGGAATTTCTCCTCTCCTCCCCCTTTGAGATTATCGTGGCGGGATCACCAAAAAATGAGGAGACCCATGCACTGATCCAGGCCGTCACCGCTCCCTTCGTTCCAAACAAAGTCGTCGCCCTGGCCGGAGAGAAGAAAAGCAATCTCGTAAAGACACTACCCTTCCTGACGGGAAAAACAAGCATCCAGGGAATACCGGCCGTCTATATCTGCAGGAACCACACCTGTCAACGTCCCCTGACCGACCCGGTGGAGGTGGACAGAGCCATGAAAAACAGCGGAATGGTTCAGGGACCGGCCCTGCGGATCTCGATCGGAACCTCTTCGGAAAAGTGATCAAAATATTCCTTGAATTGTCCTACAAGTTCCCGTGCCCGGGTGTCATAGAGTCCACGGTCTTTCCACAATTGCCGGGGATCCAGAAACTCCGGCGGAAGACCTTCACAAACCTCGGGAACCTCGAACCCGAAAACCGGCTCCTTCCGCATGGGCACGGAATCGAGTTTGCCCGACAGAACAGCCCGGACAATGGCACGGGAATGCTCAATCCCGATCCGGTGCCCCTCGCCGAGTGGACCGCCTGTCCACCCGGTATTGATCATCCAGCACTGCACATGGTGCCTGGCAATCTTTTCACCCAGGATTCTTGCATAGACCAAGGGGGAAAGGGCCAGAAAGGGGGCTCCAAAACAGGGATTAAAGGTGGGCACCACTCTCCCCTCTTCAATTTCAGAGGTGTATCCCAGCAGATAAAAATAAAGAGCCTGTTCCGTATTCAGGCAGGCCACAGGCGGCATAACCCCCGAGACATCTCGGGTCAGCATGAAGAGATGTTTCGGATGGGCACCCCGGCCGGAGGCCACGGCATTCTCAATGGCCGTGATATGGTAAGCGGCCCGGGTATTCTCCGTTAAAGCCGTATCGGAAAGATCGATCCGTCGCGTCTCCATATCGATGGTCACATTTTCCAGAACGGTGCCAAACCGTTCCACACAGGCCTGGAGAGCAGGATTTTTTTCGATGGTCAATCCCGCCACCCGACTGTAGCAGCCTCCTTCGAAATTAAAAACTCCGTCATCGGACCAGCCGTGTTCATCATTCCCGATGAGACGCCTCCCCTCCACCAGGGCAAGGGCCGTCTTCCCCGTCCCCGAGAGCCCGAAGAAAACCGCCACATCGTTTTCATCGTCACAACCGGTATTCACTGCACAGTGCATGGGAAGGATGTTCCCCTCCGAAAGGAAGGCATAATTCAAGATGGTAAAGGAGGAACGCTTGATCTCTCCGGCATAGCTCGTCCCCCCGATGAGGATCATCTTCTCCCCGAAGTTTACAATGACAAAGGTTTCGGAATGGGTCCCGTCGAACTCGGGAAAGGCATGGAACCGGGGGACGTCGATGATCGTACACTCCGGCTCATGGTGGGTCAGTTCTTCGGGATCGGTACTCTGTATAAACAGGTTGCGGGCATAGAGGCTGTGCCAGGCGTTTTCCGAGATCACCCGGATCGGGACCCGGTACTTCGGGTCGGCCCCGGCATAGCAGTCCTGGACGAAGATATCCTTCCCCTGGAGGTAGGCCTTGAGGCGGTTATAGAGTGAATGAAAATGGTCCTCCTCGAAGGGTTTGTTGGTCTTGCCCCAGAGGATATGGCTGGGGTTGGCCGGGTCCCGGACCACATACTTGTCTTCACGGCTCCGTCCCATATGGTGCCCCGTCCGGACCACGATCGGCCCCTTGTGGGCCACGAGCCCCTCCCGCCGTTTGACGATCTCTTCATAGAGCGCCCCCGTGGGGAGATTCCAGTAGATGTTCCCGACGTTACGGAAACCGAGTTTCTTCATCTGGTCATTGTTCATGAATTTCCGCGTTCCTTCCTTTCTGCGATGCTCGGCTTCATGGAGGGGACCCCGCTCCCCCTCCGGGGGAGTTAGGAAAAACCTCTCCCAGGTCTATCGGTTCGCAATACATTTAAGGGAGTGCCCTGTTTTTTCTTTGTGCCTCTGCCCCTCTGCCTCTTGCTCTTGCCTTCCCCGTGCCCCCGTGCCCCCCGTGGTCAATGGCTTTTGACTTTGCCTCTGTACCTTTGTCGTTGCGTTGTAATTTATGCAAGAAGAAAGAGGATGTCAATAAAAATCCCCGGCGGGAAAAAACCCCGACGGGGATTGGTCGGAACCGAAAACAACCGCAACCCGATCAGAACCGGTAGGAAAGCTGAAGGTCAATGCTGTCTTCCACCAGTTGGATGCGGGTCTTGCTGGTCGCCGCAAATCCAAGGTTCTGGTACGCCTTGGGCACATCCTTCTTCCCGGAAAGATCTCTTTTGAAGGCATGCATATAGGCCGCCGCAATGCCCCAATGGTCACCCAGATTATAGCTCGCGCCAAGACTGGCGTGCTGCTCTACCGTGACGGGGAGGGCAACATTATTAAAGACGTCCGCTTCGTTGATGGGAGACTTGGCATATTCATATCCGGCCCGAACCGTCAGGGCATCGTTGACGGCATAGCGCCCACCGAGGGCGAAAACCCACTGGTCATCCCAGCCGAAATTCAGGTCAATACTGCTGGGGTGGTCGATCACTGTTCCCAAACCGTTTTTCCGTACGAAATTGCCGGAGAGTTTAACGGCGTCGTGGGTGGCGGACCAGTTGATCCATTTGACGTCGAATTCCAGCGTCAGTGCCTCCAGGGGGGTCACGGCAACACCGAGGGCAAACTGCTGAGGAAATTCAAGATCAAGCTTTACCGTCCCTGGAGACTCCACGGAAGCAAGATAACCACCGGAAGCAAGATTCTTGACATCACTGTCTCCAATACGATATTTCATTTCCGGTAAGTACTGCCTCGATGTGTAGGAACCGCCGACGGTAATCATGTCGTTTATCTTGTAGATCGCCCCGATGTTGGCGCCCAGACCATAGACACCTTCTGCCCGCCCAAGGTCAAGATTGATTCCACCTAATGACGGAGCAGCAAAGGTCTCCTGGATATCGAGGAGCTGCCAGTCGATGCTGACACCGGCGCCGACGGACAACCGTTCATTCACGTTCCAGGCAATCGCCGGCTGGACCTTGGCAAAGATAAAGGTGGAGGAAACACTGGCGTCCTTAAATGCTCCTCCAGCGTCAATCACATCGTAGTCAACTCCAAGACCTCCCGTTGCGAAAAAACCACCCCCGAAGAAGACATCGTCCCGATTGAAGGCCGGGGCCGTCCAGCCGAGGGCCGGCAGGGCGTAAAGTTCGGAGCCGCCTCCCGTCTCTTCACCGGGACCGGCAAAGGCCGAGGGAGAAACAGGTAGATCTGTAAAATCGAGCTGACGCCGTGGCATAAAAAATTCACCGTTGAAGTCGGCCCGGCTCCCGATAGTCGCCATGCCTGCAGGGTTGGAGATCGCAGTAATGGCATCTTCCGGCACTGCCGTCACGGCACCGGCCATCCCCTTCTGGGTGGCCCCGACCCCGATCAACTGGGCGCCGTTGGTGGCAAAGGCATTAAAGGGAAAGAAAAAACTTAAAGATAAAACAAATGCAGCAAACATCATAAAGCGTTTCATGTCCGCCCTCCTTGAATGATTTTCCTGCTACATAAAAAAACAAACAAACCCCGCGTCTTGACTTTTCGGTTCCTCAATCACCCCCTTTGCCTGTATCGGAAATAGAATAATGTCCTCCGTGAACTGCATTTCTCATGCCGTTTCTTATAATCGCCTAAGTTATATCGCCTATCCGGATGAATTGTAAAGCTTTTTCAACCTTCCCCTCTTTGGATCCCTCGATTCACGATACAGCACCAAGACAGCATTCCGCACGATCATGAGGAATCTTTTTCCCAAAAGAGGAAAAATTTTTCCACTTCCCCTCACTAAAGTAGCCCTATTCGTAAATACGGTGACATTTGAGTGCCGCAGAGCGGCCCTCTCGGTGCGTCACAGTATTTACGAACAGAACCACTAAGGATATCCAATAATCCCCAAAAGCGATTTATAGATCCGCCCTGAAAAATTAGGGTCCCGAGCCATAAAAGCAGCCCCGGTCCTGAAAGGGTCATCCCAAAGGTAGAACCGCATCCGCCAGAACTGATCCAGGATCCCGATCCGGATTTCCCCCTTTTCCACATAGACCAGGATCTCAACAGGAAACTGGGTCAAATGATACAGGCCGCTGCAGGAGTCCGGATCCCGGGATGAAGGCCATTTCAGCCCGGTATAGTTCAGTGTCAGGTTTTCGATATGGCGGTTCGTCACTCCCATGAGGCAGGCCCGGTCGGCAATCATATCCCGATATACCGGGTGCCAGCCGTTCATGTTGATCCGCATTCCCTTCTCCAGACGGTCGCAGACCTTCTTGATGGCCCCCGCCGGATCTCCCGTAAGGGGAATGTGCCGGATTACATCAAACTGATCCTGCATCCCTCTCCAGAAAAAGCGTATGTCCCGGTCGTTCCGGACCGGCGGGAGCTGTTCCGTCAGGATTGTCCCTTCCATCCCCTTGATGCAGAAGGTCACCAGGTCCTTCTTCACCACATTGGCCATCGCCACCATCTTGTCCTGCTCCGCGAAGGGAAGATCTGCGAAAAAGACCTTTGCCAGCAGCTCGGGGTTCGTAAAAACCACAACCACCGTTTCTCCTTTCCGGTAGACACCGATCCGGATCGGAAGAAACATCAGGTAGCGGGCCCCCTCCGCGAGAACCGCCCGGTCGTAGTCCTCATTCCGAATCAGGTAGACCCGGGCCCGAGTCCCACAGGCGCTGGGAATGTCGAGGTCCCAAAAGGTGATGATTTCCCAATCCGACTGCTGCACATTCGATTCGATCCGGCGGCAGACCGAATCGAAGGGGGCCTCCATCTCCAGCGCCTTCTGGTAGAGTCCATAGCTCTTTCCCGGGTCAAGACGTTCCTTGATATCACGGCGAAAATCTTTCAGGAAGGCCCGGGCGGAAAGAGGGAAACATTGCAGGAGTAGTAAGCACGCAAGGAGAAAGGAGAAAATCGATCGCATGATGCCTCCGAAAGATTGGTTCGTCGAAATGCAGCACAGAGGCTGAAAAAATCAATGATTATAAAACAAACGGACTTTTTAAGGTGTGTCGGAGAAGAAAAACCCCTGCCGGAATTACCGGCAGGGGGAGAATTAAAGATGCAACAGGTTTCATCCCGCCGGGAAAATCACTTCCCCTTCACCATATCCTCAATATCACCGAAAATGGTGGAAGGAATGAGCGTATTTTTGGCGAAAGCAAGATAACCGGAATCCCAGAAGTAGAGCTGCATCCGCCACATCTCACCATACTGAGCGATTTGCCATTTGCCGTCCTTCCCTTTGTAGATTACTAACTCCAACGGCAGAGCCGGGGCATGATCAACGCCGGGATACTTGTTGTTATCCGCCTTGGCACTGAAACGGAAATCGGAATTGATGTTAATGCACTTGGTCTCGGTGTACCGGTTGGTAATCCCGAGCCAGGCGGCCTTGCCGTCGAACTTCTTGACGGCCACAACATGGAACCCTTTGTCCGTATCCGCCTGGCGACTGGCCGCAGCCTTACTCTTCAGGTCACCAATAATCGTATCGAGGCTCGTCGAACCATCGACCTCCTTGACCGTCAGCAGGCTTTCCCGGAAATCACGGAACTTGGCCATCATCTTGGCCGGACCGTCGCCGTCGTACCCGCGGTACTTGCTCAGCTTTCGGATCGGCTCCTGCTGTGTGCTGACTGCCTTGCCCGGCACGGCCCGGATGACCTGGACCAGTTCATTCTTGGCAGCGGAAGCTGCGGCCATCAGGGCATCGTTATTTTTCACGCCATCGAAATAAACATTGGCCAAGGCATCCGGATTGGCGATATTGATATTGACCTTACCGTAAGCCTCGTAAACCCCGATTCGCAGGATCAGGACCGATATGGCATCGGCCGGCATGTTTCCCAGGGCCGCCTGATTGAAGACCGGGGAAGTCAGAATATAGGTCCGGGCCTTCTGCGCATTTTCGGGAACGGCAATGTCCATCTTGCCGAGAAGCTCCAGATTCGATTTTGCAATGCTTTGTTCAAGGGCTGCCGTCACCTCGGGAAAATCGTCATCCGCCTCGAGGACCTTCTGAAAGACCCCGACCTTGACGCTCTTTGCCATGGCCGTTGAGGCAAACGCAAGCATCAGAAAAACAGCAAACAAATTAACAATTATCCCTTTGTTGCGTATCCAGCTCATAAGTATTCCCTCCTTCAACCAATGTTAAAAAACTTTTTTCCTCCCTGATCCATAACGAACCGGTCTCCTCCCCCTCGCCCCCCCTTTCCTGAAAGTATAAAACGATCCCTCCAACCCTATTATTCCGGTCACTCCGGAAAAACCCACATTAAATTAGCATATCTTAATTATTTCATAACCTCTTATTTTTACAGGTTTTTCCCGAAAGCTTTCCGTCAACTTACCGGAAGATATTGTCGCTGTCAAGGATTTTCATCTTACCTCTCTTTCGGCTTGGGTAGATGAATACAGATCCCATGTACGGCATGAGCCGTCTCCATGACCACCTCGGAGAGGGTCGGATGAGAATGGATCGTATCCCCCAGGTCCCTGACCGTCCCGCCCAGTTTCATGACCAGGGCACCTTCCTGAACGATATCCGAGGCATGGGCGCCCAGTATATGCATCCCGAGAAGACGGTCGGTCTTCGCATCGGCCACGATCTTGGCCATCCCCGTGATCTTTCCCATGGCATGGGATTTCCCCAGTCCGCGGTAGGGGAAGGTCCCGACGGCGACGTCGAATCCCTTCTCCCGCGCCTGCGCCTCCGTCAATCCCACGGTCCCGATCTCGGGCATGGTGAAGATCGCACCGGGAACAACACTGTAATCGACGGGACTTTCCTTTCCGAGGGCGTTCTCCGCTGCGGCGATCCCCTCGGTGGAGGCAACGTGGGCCAGCAGGATTCCCCCCGTCACATCCCCTATTGCGTAGATGCCGGGGACGCTGGTCTCCAATTTCTCATTGACCTCGATATTCCCGCGGGGACCGACCTTCACGCCTGCGGCGTCCAGGTTCAGACCGTCCGTATTGAAGGTCCTGCCGATGGAGACCAGCACCTGGTCGGTGATGATCTCCTTGCCGGAGGCGAGCGAGGCAACCATCTTCCCTTCCCCGTTCTCCTTCACCGATTCGATCTTTTCATCGCAGTAAAGCTTGATCTTCTTCTTTTTCAGTTCCCGCTCGAGAAGAGCCGTGATCTCCTCGTCCACGAGAGGAATGGCATGGGGCATCATCTCGACCATGGTGATCTTCACCCCGAGGGCATTGAGGATGAAGGCAAACTCGCAGCCGATCACCCCGGCACCGATCACCAGGAGGGTCCCGGGGAGTTTTTTCAGAAAAAGCGCATCGTCGCTGGAGATGATCTTCTCCCCGTCCAGGGGAAAGACGGGGATGTTCGCCGGACGAGAGCCGGTCGCCAGGATGATCCTGTCGGCGGCCACATCCTCCGTCCCGCCCTCACGCAACTGCACGGTCACGGTCCGGGCATCCCTGAGGCTCCCCGTCCCCTCGATGAGGCGGATCTTATGACTCTTGAAAAGTGACCGGATCCCCTTGACCTGGGTGGAGACCACCTTGTCTTTCCGTTTCATCATGGCCTCCAGGCTGTAGGTCACCTCGCCTGCAACCTCTACCCCGTAGTCCCTGGCATGACGCACCATTTCCAAAGCCTCGGCCGAGTAGACCAGCGCCTTCGTGGGGATGCACCCGCGGTTCAGGCAGGTTCCCCCCACCTCGTCGTTTTCCACCACCGTCACCTCGGCGCCGAGCTGTGCCGCCCGGATCGCCGCCACATATCCGCCGGGGCCCGCCCCGACAATCACAACATGTTCCGACATATCTTATTCTCCCTGCTCAACCATTGCCATAAATAAACCGACAGACCTGAAAGAAAAAAAAAGGGATTCACGTTGAATCCCTTTCAAAGCATTTATCAGGATGGAACCCATCAGTCGCTCTCTTCCTCCACGAAGGCCTGGTAGGCCTCTGCTCCCATCAGTCCCTTCAACTCGGAGGGATCTGAGAGCTTGATCCGAACGATCCACCCGTCTCCGTAAGGGGCCTCATTGATCGTCTCCGGGGCATCTTCTATATCCTCGTTGACTTCGATTACCGTCCCGCTCACGGGAGACAGCACCGACGATGTGGCCTTGGTCGATTCCACTTCGGCCACTTCTTCCCCGGCCTCCACGTCGTCGTCGATTTCCGGGACATCAACGTAGACGATATCGCCCAAGCTCTCCTGCGCATAGTCCGTAATCCCGACCGTTCCCTCATCCTCTTCGACACGGACCCAAGTGTGATCCTTTGAATATTTCAGATCCTCAGGATTCATATCTATTCCTCCTTCTCATGCAGATTCTTTATGGATACAGCCCTCAACAAAAGTGGAGTGATCTTATCGAACAACCCTTTCTCGTGTCAAGTCTAAAAAACCAGGAAAACAAAGCAGGAACCAAGGTGAAAAACCGGCCTTCACAAAACCGGGCCTTCCCTGCAGATCCCCGGGGAGGCGTTGAAAAAACCCTCAGAAAAACCAGAACCGTTTTCGTCGCGGGAAGGCCTCCACCACGGCCGCCTCGATCTCTCCTCCGGCAAGGACGATCTCCGGATGATCCACCACGAATCTTCGGGCCGTCTCCCTGCCGACCAGGTTCTCGGCCACCTTCAGGGCCGGAAGAAGAGAGGGGTTCCGCCATCCGGTCGAGTGGGCATCGGAAGCGATAAAATGGACCCCGCCCGCCTCGATCAGCGCCCGGGAGAACCACTCACTCTCTTTCCCGAATTCCCCGGTCACGCTCATGGCCGTGATCTGGCAGAGAGCGCCGGCGGAGAGGAGTTCCAACAGGATGGAAGGGTTCCGGAGGATCGGGAGATTCCGTTCCGGGTGGGTGATGATCGGAAGATAGCCGTTGCTGATCAAGTCGAAGACCAGGCCATGAAGATTCTTCGGCAATACACGGGAGGGGAGTTCGAGAAGAAAATACTTTCCATGGTTCAGGGTCACGCCTTTCCCCTGGGCGAACCGTTCCGGCAGATCCGGGACCAGATGGAGATCGGACCCGGGATAAAGTTTCAGGGGAATCCCCTCTTCTTCGAGCAGGTTCCGGGTCCTCTCAAAAACCGAGAGAATTAATTCCCGATCGGTGGAAAACATCTCCTGAAACAGGTGGGGCGTAGCAAAGATCGCCGTCACCCCCTCGGCCAGGGCCAAACGGCACATCTGAATCGTCTCTTCCGGATTGTCCGCACCGTCATCAAGACCGGGAAGGATATGGCAATGGATATCAATCATCAAACAAGCTCCCGGCATTCAGCAACCACTCATCAGCACTCTTCAACAGAAGATACACGGCTTGCCGGGACGGCGTCAACCCAAAATCAATCTGTAAACGCTTGATTTCAGGAAGGGGATAGGATAATATCGGGCCAGTTACTCTGTTGGTGAGGAACATTTCTCTTGTCCGAGCTCACACATTTCGACGAAGACGGCCGCGCCAGAATGGTCGATGTCTCCGCCAAGGACGAAACGGAGCGGGTGGCCGTGGCCCGGGGTTCGATTGCCATGAAGCCCGAGACCTTCCGGCTGATCGAAGACCGCAGGATCGCCAAGGGGGACGTCCTGGGGGTAGCCCGGGTGGCCGGGATCATGGCGGCGAAGAAAACGTCCGGGATCATCCCCATGTGCCACGCACTGAACCTTACCGGG encodes the following:
- the gcvH gene encoding glycine cleavage system protein GcvH, with the protein product MDMNPEDLKYSKDHTWVRVEEDEGTVGITDYAQESLGDIVYVDVPEIDDDVEAGEEVAEVESTKATSSVLSPVSGTVIEVNEDIEDAPETINEAPYGDGWIVRIKLSDPSELKGLMGAEAYQAFVEEESD
- the moaC gene encoding cyclic pyranopterin monophosphate synthase MoaC, which gives rise to MSELTHFDEDGRARMVDVSAKDETERVAVARGSIAMKPETFRLIEDRRIAKGDVLGVARVAGIMAAKKTSGIIPMCHALNLTGIDIYFQPDEKNSRIGIEAEVRIVGKTGVEMEALTAVSAAALTIYDMAKAVDRGMVISEIRLMKKSGGKSGSYVREG
- the lpdA gene encoding dihydrolipoyl dehydrogenase is translated as MSEHVVIVGAGPGGYVAAIRAAQLGAEVTVVENDEVGGTCLNRGCIPTKALVYSAEALEMVRHARDYGVEVAGEVTYSLEAMMKRKDKVVSTQVKGIRSLFKSHKIRLIEGTGSLRDARTVTVQLREGGTEDVAADRIILATGSRPANIPVFPLDGEKIISSDDALFLKKLPGTLLVIGAGVIGCEFAFILNALGVKITMVEMMPHAIPLVDEEITALLERELKKKKIKLYCDEKIESVKENGEGKMVASLASGKEIITDQVLVSIGRTFNTDGLNLDAAGVKVGPRGNIEVNEKLETSVPGIYAIGDVTGGILLAHVASTEGIAAAENALGKESPVDYSVVPGAIFTMPEIGTVGLTEAQAREKGFDVAVGTFPYRGLGKSHAMGKITGMAKIVADAKTDRLLGMHILGAHASDIVQEGALVMKLGGTVRDLGDTIHSHPTLSEVVMETAHAVHGICIHLPKPKER